The proteins below come from a single Streptomyces sp. MRC013 genomic window:
- a CDS encoding DUF4245 domain-containing protein codes for MRGKQTVRGMFQSMTVICAVAGVIYLFVPHDDTADPLKPVDYRVELVTAQRAAPYPVAAPRGLGAGWRATSVSYDRREADAWHLGFLTPEREYVAVEQSTDSPVKYVVEVTHDARDTGGVQQIEGRTWQRWEGPKYDALVLREEGVTTVVTGTASFERLGQMAAALETGKPGAGEPAAGGPAAGKG; via the coding sequence CCGTGGCGGGAGTGATCTACCTCTTCGTCCCGCACGACGACACGGCGGACCCGCTCAAGCCGGTCGACTACCGCGTCGAGCTGGTGACGGCCCAGCGCGCCGCCCCCTACCCGGTCGCGGCCCCCCGGGGCCTGGGCGCCGGCTGGCGGGCGACGTCGGTCTCGTACGACCGCCGGGAGGCCGACGCCTGGCACCTGGGCTTCCTGACGCCGGAGCGCGAGTACGTCGCCGTGGAGCAGTCCACCGACTCCCCGGTGAAGTACGTGGTCGAGGTCACCCACGACGCGCGGGACACCGGCGGGGTGCAGCAGATCGAGGGGCGGACGTGGCAGCGCTGGGAGGGGCCCAAGTACGACGCCCTGGTGCTGCGCGAGGAGGGCGTGACGACGGTGGTCACCGGCACGGCCTCCTTCGAGCGGCTGGGCCAGATGGCCGCGGCGCTCGAAACGGGGAAGCCCGGGGCGGGGGAGCCCGCGGCGGGGGGGCCCGCGGCGGGGAAGGGCTGA